In Monomorium pharaonis isolate MP-MQ-018 chromosome 3, ASM1337386v2, whole genome shotgun sequence, a genomic segment contains:
- the LOC118644709 gene encoding uncharacterized protein LOC118644709, with protein sequence MGDFNAHHQAWICEDTDGNGEALLNNMYNNYICLNYDTKSRLNRPDERGTNIDLIFINPYLIDETTYNQGQDTWGSDHFPIVLNLKIDKSQYRKVFNRLSSKSTDWHKYKKEVEKKIKEIVMFGIKDNTKQEEINNKNNAITEIMRQGVIKATESLKRANKKNTKQKDNNKTIKNPNKWWDAECKEVIKTRKEKLQEYRKKQNLQTYIEYKSSVARAIRKIKEKKTEAFTNFCNSINRWTGVTYVWNTMKILKNRFAKVSWNTWKTKDRKEVILKEINKITLLEKERNQEINGIEKMERVEDLPLNDKFTMDELERALGMTKRNSAPGRDKIDYVMIKELRGEIIYVGTI encoded by the coding sequence ATGGGAGATTTTAATGCCCACCATCAAGCTTGGATTTGCGAAGACACGGACGGAAACGGAGAAGCTCTACTAAATAACATGTATAACAACTATATTTGCTTAAACTATGATACAAAATCAAGACTCAATAGACCAGACGAAAGAGGCACGAACATAGACCTCATATTTATCAACCCATACCTAATTGATGAAACAACTTACAATCAAGGACAAGATACGTGGGGCTCGGATCACTTCCCTATTGTTCTAAATTTGAAGATTGATAAAAGCCAATACAGAAAAGTATTCAATAGATTAAGCTCCAAAAGTACAGACTGgcataagtataaaaaagaagtagaaaagaaaataaaagaaatagtaaTGTTTGGAATTAAAGACAATACCAAAcaagaagaaattaataacaaaaacaatgCCATCACAGAAATAATGAGACAAGGAGTTATAAAAGCAACAGAAAGCTTAAAACGTGCCAACAAAAAGAATACAAAGCAAAaagacaataataaaacaatcaaGAACCCCAACAAATGGTGGGACGCAGAATGTAAAGAAGTTATCAAAACAAGAAAAGAGAAACTACAAGAATATAGGAAAAAACAGAACCTGCAAACTTACATTGAATACAAAAGCAGCGTAGCCAGGGCAATACGAAAGATCAAGGAAAAAAAGACAGAggcatttacaaatttttgcaaCAGTATTAACAGATGGACAGGGGTGACATATGTATGGAACACAATGAAGATTCTAAAAAACAGATTCGCCAAAGTATCATGGAACACGTGGAAAACAAAGGATAGAAAAGAGGTAATACTAAAGGAGATCAATAAGATAActcttttagaaaaagaacGCAACCAGGAGATCAACGGCATCGAGAAGATGGAACGAGTCGAGGATTTACCCCTAAATGACAAGTTTACTATGGACGAATTAGAAAGAGCTTTAGGCATGACAAAAAGAAACTCCGCACCAGGAAGGGACAAGATTGATTACGTAATGATCAAGGAATTACGAGgcgaaattatttatgttggAACTATTTAA